A stretch of Oryzias melastigma strain HK-1 unplaced genomic scaffold, ASM292280v2 sc00469, whole genome shotgun sequence DNA encodes these proteins:
- the LOC112139778 gene encoding urokinase plasminogen activator surface receptor, producing the protein MTSDPEGCTDQEVECPSENHQCASVFLKGGSPSETIQMKGCFLPEECNEYSAIYGEEKRLRISKCCKSDLCNTEPVPEPSEPVPNGLQCFGCVGDDCNRTVNCEGIEDHCFTETVSFSIITRTRKGCASKSVCSAGESNSGEESFGIKRSCCQGNFCNAAPTDTLKCYKCSTPGNCTDKEEVQCPDQNHQCASVYMKDKYTTTDLQLTGCVPAEQCGDFSTDYGDNKKFKMIQCCNSDLCNGQLIEPESVPNGKTCCLGEQCDRTLNCEGNMDHCFTTTTVVLALEGIEKGCTTKDHCALKTEFKHKYFAMNVSCCQGNNCNHGNIQPKITPTVQSSATISNEKNRGEINPTVKSSATISNEKNQIRDGINPIVKSSAKIPNQKIRGGINPTVKSSAITAAASASIFAGLLIFLVSFS; encoded by the exons ATGACATCAGATCCTGAGGGCTGCACTGACCAAGAAGTAGAATGTCCTTCAGAGAATCATCAGTGTGCTTCAGTTTTTCTCAAAG gtgGTTCACCAAGTGAGACAATTCAGATGAAGGGTTGTTTCTTACCTGAAGAGTGTAACGAGTATTCAGCTATCTATGGAGAGGAAAAGAGGCTTCGTATTTCCAAGTGCTGCAAGTCAGACCTCTGCAACACTGAACCTGTCCCTG AACCCAGCGAACCCGTTCCAAATGGCTTACAATGCTTTGGCTGTGTTGGAGACGACTGCAACAGAACTGTGAATTGTGAGGGGATCGAGGATCACTGTTTTACAGAAACAG TGTCATTCTCTATAATTACACGGACAAGGAAAGGCTGTGCTTCAAAGAGTGTATGCTCCGCTGGAGAAAGCAACTCAGGGGAAGAGTCTTTTGGTatcaaaagaagctgctgccaGGGGAACTTCTGCAATGCCGCCCCCA CTGATACTCTAAAGTGTTACAAGTGCTCAACACCAGGAAACTGCACTGACAAAGAGGAAGTGCAATGTCCTGACCAGAATCATCAGTGTGCTTCAGTCTATATGAAAG ATAAATATACCACAACGGATCTTCAACTAACGGGTTGTGTCCCAGCTGAACAATGTGGGGATTTTTCAACTGACTACGGAgataataaaaagtttaaaatgatccAGTGCTGCAACTCAGACCTCTGCAACGGACAACTCATCG AACCAGAATCTGTTCCAAATGGCAAAACGTGCTGTCTTGGAGAACAATGTGACAGAACTCTGAACTGTGAAGGGAACATGGACCACTGTTTTACAACAACAA ctgTTGTTCTAGCTCTTGAAGGGATCGAGAAAGGCTGCACTACAAAGGATCATTGCGCTTTGAAGACAGAATTTAAGCATAAATATTTTGCTATGAACGTCAGCTGCTGCCAAGGTAACAACTGTAACCATGGCAACATTCAACCTAAGATTACACCAACTGTCCAAAGCAGCGCCaccatttcaaatgaaaaaaatcgtGGCGAGATCAATCCAACTGTCAAAAGCAGCGCCActatttctaatgaaaaaaatcaaattcgtGACGGGATCAATCCAATTGTCAAAAGCAGCGCCAAAATCCCAAATCAAAAAATTCGTGGCGGCATCAATCCAACTGTCAAAAGCAGCGCCATCACTGCAGCTGCCAGTGCTAGCATCTTTGCAGGACTGTTGATCTTTTTGGTTTCGTTTTCATAA